The following is a genomic window from Panthera uncia isolate 11264 chromosome B4, Puncia_PCG_1.0, whole genome shotgun sequence.
ttgaaatcagatgcttaaccaactgagccatccaggtgcccttcttgCCTTTTCTAACTGCATTTCTTGGCTCACAACCCTTCCTTACATCACTCCAACCTCTTGCTTCTATCCTTCTATTTCTTGCTGTGGTCAAATCTCCctttgcctccctcttataaggacacttgtgattacatttagggTCCATCCTGATATTCCATATTAATCTTTCAATTTCAAAATCTTTAATCCTTAACCAAGATTTTTAATCTATACATTTACACATTTGTACACATCTACAAAATCCCCTTTGCTATCTAAGGTAGcaagttccagggattaggaggTGAACATCTTGGGGGAACCATTATTTAGCCTGCCACAGCCTTACACTCATTTCTCTGCATTACTTtggtggagggagagagcacCGGTGAAGTCACGAGTTTTCAAAGTATTCCGGAGATTTACAGAGAAGTAGGTAAATTCATATCTGTAACCACTGTGATCCACCAAGACTATCCTAAACTGGCCTCGTTTCCATTAGCAATGATCACTCCCTCCCAGCATTGCTTCCTTTAAAATGCTCTGTAGTGCTGAAGCTGAACTCCTCATTACTTCCTTGtcctaaaaaacaaattatcagaGATAGTAAGACGTATGTTTTCTAGAGATGAGATGTTTTTTTCATAAGTGTTTAATTTAACAAGCATAGTTGTGGTCTGTGGAATGCTTACAGTGTAACAGCaccttgtttttaatattctatattctGCAAAATACCTTTACATCCTCTAGTTCATTAGGGCATAGTTACTTTAGTTGTACCAAtgaatgaggttcagagaggttgacTTGAACAGGGTGGTCATGCAATGAGTTACTGACAGATCTCGATTCCAAACCTGATGTTCTTTCCACTGCACTGTTCCTGGGCCAAACTTGATCTCATGGGGCTGAGAAGGATCTGAGCTCAGGATCTTAATACATCCTGGAATTGGCCTCAGAATCCCTACCTCCTAAGcatgaaacagaatgaaacccactTTTGGGAGGTCTTACTTAGGGGTCAAAGTTAGGGATAGATTGGAATTTCAGGAATTCAGGGGAAGGTTAAGGTAGCTGGCAAGTCAGAGATACAGTGAGAAGGTAAATAGGACTGAGGGAGACTTAAGAGTGTCTATGTCTGCTCTACGTACCTGCCAACTGCTTCTAAAACACTcaggagaggggctcctgggtggctcagtcagttaagcatccgacttcggctcaggtcatggtctcacacagctcgtgagctcaagccctgagtccggttctgtgctgacagctcagggcctggagcctgcttcggattctgtgtctccctctctctctctgcccttcctccgctcgtactctgcctttctctccctcaaaagtaaataaacattaaaaaaaaaaagcagccattCTGAAATGGGCCAGGgctactgctttaaaaaaataaaaaaataaaataaaacactcagAAGGGCCAAGCCTGTTTAACTGGTAGGCAGCGGCAGGAGTGCTCCTCGGATACTCAACCTAGAATTAGGTCTGACTTCTGTGAGTGGATTTCTGTGAGAATCTGGAAGAGCCAAGAGTGGCCTGGCTGGGTCTCTCATTCTCCAGTGTGAACACATAATTTGAGGAAGCACAGCAACTCTAAAGCCCATGCTCTCTTGCACTGGCTTTCTGGAGTCTCTTCCCAGCCTTAGATTTCTCTGACATCTCAAGGAATGGTAGCCAAGGCTGACTCTGCCACCTCACCGCCTAGGTTCAAGTCCTAGCTCTGCTTTGGCTTTGTTATGTTGTCTGGCACATGGTGCTATAtgtcttttcccctctttttcctatttctttctttcttttttttaatgtttatttatatttgagagagagagagagagacagtgtgtgagtggggggaggggcagagagaagacagaatccgaagcaggctccaggccctgagctgtcaacacagagcccagctcaggactttaactcacaagctgtgagatcatgacctgagccgaagttggttgcttaactgactgagccacctcggcacaccaccccgcccccacttTTTCCTATTTCCCACCAGACCTCTTTTGGTTCCTCTTTTCCCCCTTACTCAATAACTATTGGCAGCCCTCAGACCTAGGACCTCTCATCATATCCATGTGTTTTTGGAATTTACTACTCATTAAATCTCGATTACTCTATATGAATGACTTCCAGATTTCATATCTAGTCTTGATCTGCTGTCCTCTCCCAAACCATCAATAGCCATGGCCTTGAAATGGGCATCTTATTGCAAAGGTATGTTTGAGAAAACATACCTCAAACTTCCATGCCAAAGACTAGGCTTATCCctcttccaacttttttttcttttttaagtagactccacagctggcgtggagcccaatgcagagcttgaaatcatgaccctgagatcaagacctgagcggagatcaagagtcgcactcttaattgagccactgaggtgccccactttcttaactttttaatttcttcccattttcagtTTCCTGGGCAGTCTTCTGCCCGATCATAGATGCCCTTTTCTTCTCAATACTTGAATTCAGATACacttcttttgttcattcatatATTAATTCAACAAGTACTTCTCAGCTGCCCGCCATGTGCCAGTCATTGTGCTAGGCCTCAAAGTACAAAGATAAGTTGGGCTTGAGGAGATCAGTCTTATGGTGGTGGCACACAGGCATAGAAAGATTATAACGTGATAGGGTAAATACTGTAATAGAAGCTTCCACGCAAAGGCCCCACTAGAATACAGTAACAAATGCAAAGTGCTATAGGAGTTGGGGGAAGATGTCTGACAAAATGTAACATCTTAACTCTCTTTTAGGACAAACAGTTCAGCCAGGTTGCAAGGTGGGagagctgggggagagagaacgAAAATAGAGGGAGTTTGTGCTAAGTCTCAGAGGTATGAAAGGACACGGCAAGTAGGATATGGTGATAGGTGAGAAGTTCAAGTGTGACTGGGGTGTGGAGGAAAAGCATGAAGGCCAGCGCTCTCCAACacaactttctgcagtgatggaaatggtCTAAATTTGTGCTGTCCAATAAAGTAGCCACTAATCACATATGGCTATTGAACACCTGTAACGTGGCTAGTAAGACTGAggagctgaattttaaattttatttcattttatttaatttacatttaaatagcaaGCAGCTACCTTACTGAACAACATTGGTTTAGGCACTGGATAAAGGACAGGACTTTAGCTCTAGGAAACactgaaggtttaaaaaaattttttttaatgtttatttttgagagagagacacacagagtgcgagtgggggagggtcagagagagagggagacacaaaatctgaagcgagctccaggctctgagctgtcagcacaaagcctgatgcgggtctcgaactcacaaacggtgagatcggaactgagctgaagtcagacgcttaaccaagccacccaggtgccccaaaacactgAAGGTTTTTAAGCATAATACTAGCATAACTAGGAATCTGAGGAAGGGAACACTGGCAGCAGGGATTAGATAAGGATAGATGGCTTAACACAGAAATGCCTCGTAGGGACCAGCCACATGGATAGAATAAATGGGACTTACGTGTTATTGGACACGTAAGAATTTACTGGATTTTGTGACTATTTCAGTGTGGGGAGACTCACATAAACAAGGAGACTCACCTGAAGTTTGTTGCTTGAGCAATGGGTGGATGGCAACAACTGAGATAGGATTAGGTTTAGAATGAGGGTAATGAGTTTGCTTCTGGAATATTGAATCTGAGGTGCCTAAGAACTATCTAAGAGGATATGattacaaaacaggaaaaatactaATCTGCAACTGTGGAAGTGAGGCCACCAATATATTTGGGGGTTATAGTATATAGGTAGTTGCTAAAGACATGGGAGTGAAGGAACTCACTCCATGAAAAATATGTAGAAGAGGACTGGATGGACCCTAAGGGGTCCTAAGCAATCAAAATGTGGTCTATTTTGCATCAGAGTCACCTGGGGTGCTTGTTAAAAACAGGTTCCTCCTTGTGGATGTATTTAATGCCAtggaattatacactttaaaatagttaaaatggtaaattttgttacatattttaccacgataaaaaaaaatgcaacaaacaaataaacaaacccaaacaaacaacaaaccctCCCACAAATCTAATCAAGCCAAACCAAACCAACCCCTAAGCCCCATTCTTAACCTGAATCACTGTTTCTGGAGATGAATCCAGGACTCTCCAGGTAACGTGTTCAATTAAAATTTGAACTAACTGCTTAAAGAGTACAGAAAAACTAAGATAGGAAGAGAATAAAGGGAGAAGTGTATGGCGAAGAAACCAAGGGAGAGCAGTTCAAAGAAGGGATCAATAGTGCTGAATAGTCCCATGACCCAGGAGGAAGACTGAACAAGAGGCCTCAGAATTTGGCACTCAGAAGGTCATTGATAAATGGGAAATAGACTGTGGAGTCTATTCTTTCAAGGGCTTTGCTCACATTTGGTGgtgaagagatggagagactgaATAAACTTGAAGAGAGATCGGATACAGGAAAAGTTGGTGGTTTTAGAGAGAGAATTGAGCACGTTGGCAGGTGGACAGGAAGGAGTTAATGAAGCCAAGGAGACATCAAAGGGATCCTCAATAAAGCAGTTTGGGAGAAGTAGTAGAGGTTGGGATCAGGAACTCAGGCAGAGGTTATCTGGGTAAAAGTTCATTGGGTAAGTTCAGAAGTGAAAAGGTGGAAAGATGAAGGGGTTTAAGACTGAAGGCAACTGtctctggatggctcagttaagagtcttacgctcaggtcatgatctcactgtttgtgagttcaaccccacatcaggatctctgctgtcagcttggagcttgcttggatcctctgtctccctctctgcccctcccaagttCACGCTGTCAAATAAACcagtaataataaaacaaaaattaaaaaaaaaaaaaaaaaaaaaagactgagagcAAGAAAAGACTTCCTGATACAGCAAACAAGAATGGTGCTGGTTGGTGGTTAGGTAATCTGCTTAGACTAGTGGTACAGGGATATAGAGTCAAGAACCTGCAGAAGGGTAAAAGTCCACAAGAGTCACTAGGATGAAAGTGATCAGGAGCAGGAATATAAAAAGATTGAAAAGTAGTACTGGAGTCTGAGATTGGAAATGACACCAACCACATAATTATCCTGCACAAAATAGAAAAACCGGTTTTCCTAAATGAAGGTTTTGGTTCCACTCTCCTATAGTTTGGGGAATGTACTAGCTTTTGCTCTCTATGCATAGAGTTCAAATTCCCTAGCAGGAACTTTTACTACCTTCTCTACCAATAGGTCCAAAGTTTAATTGGTGGTTCAGACACTCTTATTCCCCAGCCTTCCTTCTATAACTTCAGAAAATAATAGGATCTTAAGGACTTTGAAGCTCATCAATCCAGTCGCCCTTCTTAGCTAGGTATAGCTAAGAagcttttgttttcctatatTCTCTCCACCAAATCCTTCTCCATCTCCCACTTTCCCTTGGACTCAACTCATGGGTGTCAAAACCTGATGTATATCAGTGACGCCTATCCCACAGCATTTATGCTATAGTCATTCAATTGTAGACTGCATTTTATGCCTGTTTCCCTGCACATATTCCCACTGCCGTAATGCtgtgtaccccccacccccatgttggTGTGCTTTGGCAGAGGactctgacaaaaaaaaaagtcctaaattAACTTACTCTCTGGTATGTTTTCTGTTCTGAGCTTGGGTGAGGTTCTTTTTCTTGAGCTGAAAACTCCCTGGATAGAGTGGTTAAAAGCAGAAGTTTCCTACCTACCCCAGAGTCACAGGGCATTCTCAATCATACTCAAGtcacttttattatatataattatacagtCCCACTTCATTCATTGTATTTGTACCAGCTGGATATTGGGTcataatttaaatcttttaaacatCTTATAAATGCTAGCCAGCGCATTTTGGCTAGTATCTGTTACATGCTGTGCTGAGCCTGGGCATGTTGGATACATGACCTGCTCTGGAAAGATAAGATGTTTTTCATACTAATTCTCTCCTTTAGCCAAGCCAGTGACTCTTCATTCCAGATTGTATTGTGAGGTGATGCCTGAAGGCAGGATAAGGAAGTCCAGCAAAAGCCTGAAGCAGCCAGATCAGATTCAAGTTGCCCATGGAACAGATACATTCTAAGGCTAGCCTGGGCTAAGTCTCTAACCACTAGAAGCAGCCCCCTCCATATCCTAGAACCAAGATCACTTTTTCTATGCCATCTCAATCCGGAGAGCCCAGCTCCTTGCTCCACAGATACAGTCTCTTCTTCCAGAATCAACTCAAACAGTGGGGAATAGATACTGATTCTTTCAATCGCATGTCTTGGACATTTTGCCAAAAGTTTCTGCCAGGTTTTGAGGCTGCCTTACAATCACGAATTAAGGACAGTGAACTTAATTctttgtataataataatataattcaaTATCTCTTTCCTGGCCTTCCCACCCTCCCATTTCACTGTCTCCAGGATCGTaatctgtccttttctttccctttctctaccAGTGATTCAGGAATTGGATGAGTCTCTGTGGCTTGTTTTGCCCTGAAGAGCAGAAGGCTTCGGTCCCAGCTGGTGTTGCCAAAGCAGCATACTAATTCCATGCCATGGTCCTGGGTCAAGATCTGCACAATCTGATTGGCCATATCACCTCGGATGGCAAGGGAACGGAAGTGGTCAAAGTCATGGAGGCCTAGCTTCCGGAGACGCCTTGCAGCTGCCCGGTAACACTTCCAGGGCTGAGGCTCCACAAGGAGGTAGCggcagagggaggaaaggtgGGCTAGGAACTCCCACAGACCACGGTCCCCATGGTTCAGATGAATCCACATGGTTACTGACATGCAGAAGCCAATGTCAAAAACTGACCGTCCAAACTGGTTTAAGAAAGAGCTCAAGAGAACTTTCCGGGTTCTTTGATTCATAAAGTCCAGGGTGATAAAGGTCAGGGCATCAGGAAAAGGACATTCTTTTTCAGCTCGTTCCACCAGGACTGGATCTATGTCGCAGCAGAGTAGATGGAGTTCTTCTGAGGCATCTGAGCAGGTCTCCCCATCACGTAAGGAAAGGAAGTGTTTGTATAGAGCCACACTCAGATCCTAGAGAAATCCAAAAGAGCTTTGTCATTGCAGCTCTCAACCAGTGAATGGAAGAAAGACCTCTATCTCTTATCATCTCATTGGACTGCCACTTAGTCTTTGCTTTATAAGATATGAAGCTCCTAGACTAAGAAGGTTGCCCAAAAAGTTTTCCACAGAGCAGGTTCTCAGTGCCCTCCACGGGTCTCAGGCAATAATGTGTCATCTCTATACTTCCCTGACATTGATGGTAGGTTGGGCTGTATGGTTGAAAGTTACAGCCAAATGGATGCAGCAAAGGAGCTGAGAGCAGTCTTGTCCAGCTTGAGTAATATGCTGGTAAACTCACTTTTTTCAGGTATCTCAGAcctcagggagaaagaaaggattcCAAGGGCATAGCCAGCATTCCTTACCAGGAAGGTGAGGAACCAGAACAAGCACCCTCTTATAAACATCTGCTTCTCAGACTTGTGATTGGGAAAAGTCTGGATTCCAAAAGTCCTTGCTTAGCCTTCATTCTACAGCCTCAATTTTACTGTCTGCCTTATGCTTCACCACCCCCTTTTGAGATTTATTCTACTTCTGCATCTATCACTTCCCAAAGTCACTGCTGACTTCCTTCTAGCCAAGTCTAATGATCTGTGATTTTCACCACCTCAGCACTTTGACTCCTAAACAAGTCACTATCTCCTTTGTCTAACGTTGACTTCTATAACCATTACAACTAGTTCAAATTTGTGTTGCTCTAATCCATTTTTCAAGGCATTTTTCTATGCACCACCTGTTTTGCTCTGTGCAACAATGCTGTAAGGAAAATACTTATGCTCTTTGTACAGGTGAAGAAAGTGtggctggaaacaacccagatgtccaacAATAGTAGCATGGATGAAGAAATGTGATATATTCATTAAGATGGAATACTAAATAGCagttaaaaatgaaggaattcagcTCAGTGCATCAACATGGATGACTCTTACAAATATACAATGTTCAGCAAAAAAGCAAGACACACGCAAAAAATACATGGCAagcttccatttatatgaatttcaaaaatgGATAAGATTACATTGTTTAGGGATACAAAAATAGTGAGctataaagaaaatcaaggaaataagCATAAGTCAGGCTAGTTGTTCCCtctgggtggaggggggtggtttAGGAACAGAGAAAGTTAAGAGACTTTTGGGGTTCTGACAATGTCTTATTCTTGACCTGGACAATGGTCATAAAGGTGTCTGCTTTATAATAGTTCATAAAGTGTAAATTTATGTCTCatgcacttttctgtatgtgtggCATAGTTcacaaaaaattcttttaaaaagtcatgccGGTGTTGTAGATCAAGGACCATATTTAGAGTAGGAAGGTCCTATACTATGCTGCTTaattttctccccatttctatACTTATTTCTTTGCTGACTCCCTCTTCCTGTCTGATCTTGGGTGTGCCAGTTTCACTAGCTATTTGTCACTTCATCCTTCCTCTACCACATCTCTTCACCTTCTCCAACCTCAATTCCCCAATCCCAGAATACCCTGggagcttgaaaaagaaaatgtagactcAAGGGCTCAATCTCTCAAGTCCTGTTTCAGTAGGGCTACAGTGGGGCctgggagttttaaaaatgtaaataaagcacCCTGTAAATTATGGTACATGCATACAATTTTGAAGCTGCTAAAAAGAATGTCGTGACACGAGTGATCTCCAAATTATTAAGTGAAAAGCAAGGTGCCAAATAGTGTGCTATTGTTTGTAAAGGTAAAAAGAGGtgatatttatacatacataaatgccTACATACACACAGGATACATACCCAAGAAATTATAAACAGCGGTTGCCAATGTGTAGGGGGGAAGGAGAATTTAGGGTCAGGAATAGAGACTTACTTTTTGTTACATGCCTGTGATTTGCAATCATAGGGTCAAAATATCTGCTCCTCTAGGATATGCTAGTAGTTAGATAGGTGTCAAGGGTGGCATGTCGATATTTTGAATGTAATTTCACTATAATCACTCTACGCCTAAGAATACTTTGAGGTAAGAAGACGTGGCAATGCCTTCCTCCGCCAAGGAGCTGTATCCTCCCTCTCAACCCTCTCCACTGTACTCAGTCAACTCAATGCTTTTAAATAAGTATCTACTTGGCTCCAGGATGCATCCTACACCGTATGGCACACGAATCTTAATTCCAGGCGTGATTCCGTCACCCCTGGCTCTTCTCTCCCAGTAACCCAATCCCAATCCTACGCTCCCAAAGGCGGGTGTCCGGACGCCCCCTCTCTGCAGCCAGGTCGCCAGCCACGCTGTACAGGAGGCAAGCGCCGGAAGCCCCAAAACGGTGGCCCTTCCCATCCGAGGTTTGGCCGTGAGGCGGCGAACGCACAAGCGGGGACGCAGGAATTCGGAACGGAGTTTAAACTCATTTGGGGAAAGTGGTGATGGGTGTGATGCCACGCCCAAACCACAGCCCCAGCGAACGCAGAGGAAGCCAACCGCTAGGCTCCCCGACCTCCGACCCCGCCCCCGTCACTCACCCCAGAGTTACACCCTACGTCGAGCCCCAGGATCGGCCTCGATTCGGGACTCTGAGGGAAAAGCCGGCGAAGCAGCTCCGGGGGCAAGAGGCGGAGCCGCTGTTCTGGAGGATGGAAGCGGGAATACTGAGGGAAATTTCCAAACGGGGCGGCCCCGGGTTCCAGAATTCGCGGTTCCTCTTCCGCCGCGGCCTCTTCAACGCCCCCGGTGGCCTGTTTCGTGGACGCCGCCATTTGTCAGCCTGGCTTCTGGGTCCCGGCGGAACCGGAAGTCGGATCCCGGCGCGGGGAGGGGACGGGACGCCAGCGCGCGTGCGTTAAGTGGCAAAGAAGGGTGGGTCTGAAGGCTGACGTTCCCTCTGGGAGCGCGGACAGCCGGGGCTTGTGTTACTTTGTTGCACCCTCACCACCACCTGGGGGGTGGTTAGTTCCATTATCCGGTTTTGTAGGCGAGGAAACAAACGCAGAGAGGTTCCGTGCCTTGCCCAAGCCGATACAGTTTCAACTTGAGCTATACCCAGAACAAGGAGTTTGTGGGGATGTTGGAAATCAATTTTGGTCcagcttcctttctttccatatgCATTGAGACTCAGGAAGTGGAAATTACCGAGTCACACAAGGAATCTGTGATACAGGAACTTGCACCCGGTTCATCCCATGGCTCCAGGAAAGGGTTGCCAGGAGCTGTGGGGCACTTGAAATGTCAGAAGACCCAGAGAGTCCTGACTGCCAGGTGGGACAGGTGGATAGGGGCAACTGATTTGTGAGCTCTTGGAGAGGCAAGGACCATGGCTTATGAGCCTGCACTGAAGAGTGCTTATCAGGTGCCAGACCCTCTCTAAGACCTCTGCATATATTAATTctatattaattctttaaaaaaaaatttaatgtttatttatttttgagagaaagagtgcaagcaggggaggggcagagagaaagagggagacacagaatctgaagcaggctccaggccctgagcggtcagcacagagcccaaagtggggctcaaactcgtgaactgcgaaatcatgacctgaggcaaagtcggacattcaaccgactgagccacccagacacccctctataTTAATccttttaatcctcacatcaatcCTGTGAGGCAAAGACCATAATTATCCGTTTTTTATATATGAGGACATTGGGGTACAACGAATttgtaatttgcccaaggtcatgcagttaGAAATGATGgtaccaggatttgaacccaggcagttggGCTCCAGAGGATGTGCTTGCAGCCTTGAATCCCCTTTTGCCTACCGTAATACCAGGCCcaaagatgctcagtaaatatttgttgaatgaaaactCAATATCAACAGatcgtgctgggaaaactggatattcatatttaaaataatgaaagcgGACCATTAACTTAcgcaaaaattagctcaaaatggattcagAACTTgcatgtaagacctaaaactgtgtgacagctagaaaaaaaaatagaggaaacacTGATCTTGGCAATGATGTCAtagctatgacaccaaaagcacagacaacaaaagaaaaaatagacaagtgggactacatcaaactaagaaATTTATCTACAGTAATGAAAACCATTGATAGActaaaaaggcaacttacagaatgggagaaaatatttgcaaaccatatatagTATCTGATAAggattaatttccaaaatatataaggaacttctaTAACTTAATAGCAAAAGAACTAGTAACataactaaaaaatgggcaatggacttaaatagacatttctccaaaggaaggCATATAAACGGCCAAAAGGTATATAAACAGATGCTCAGTGtaactaatcatcaaggaaatgcaaatgaaaaccacaatatcacctcatacatgttaggatggctgttatggaagaacacaaacaaaagacaacaagtgttggcaaggatgtggagaaagtggaacaCTCGTAcgctgttggtgagaatgttATATGGTGCAGCCTCCATGGAAAttctacaaaaaattaaaactagaactactatatgacccagcaatcctatatgtgggtatttatccaaaatcaAGATCTTGAAGGCAGAGTAGCGCTCCCATGTTCGTTGTGATACTATTCGCAAGAGTCAAGATGTGGCAGCcacttaaatttgtttaatgtttttttatttttgagagagagagggagacaggatccgaagcagactctgtgctgacagcagaaagcccgatgtagggcacgaactcacaaactgtaagatcatgacctgagccgaagttggacaatcaaccgactgagccacccaggcgccccaagatgcgGGAACAACTTAGATGTCCACtgaacagatgaatagataaaataaatgtgatattaCATACAGGGGAATACTACTCATCttatgaaagaaggaaatcccgCCATATGTGACCACGTGGACAAATCTTGcagacattttgctaagtgaaataagccagtcatggaaagacaaataccgcatgattccacttatgtaagATATctgaagtagtcaaattcatagaagcaaAGAATATAACGGTAGTTGCTAGAGACTGGGGGGAAAGGGATAGGAAGAGCTGTTAATCAATGGCTATAAAATTTTAGTTATGCAAAATCcattaagagggtagatctcatatTAAGTGTACTTaccacatgaaataaaatttaggaaaacaaaaccaaactcaatAGAGGCTGCAAGTCAATGACTAAAGCCAAGTTTGCTTTGGGAAAattagaatggaagaaagaaaggaactgaACTGAAACAAAGTGAAATGGAGGTAGACAAAATATGGGCTGAGCcagagatggggggaaaaaaaagagctggtAAGGAGAGAAACTGAAGGGTCAGCCCAGATAGCAGTTTCCAGTTAGAAGCCAAGATGGCCCAGAATACGCAACAGGTTCAGCCAGGGGTCAGCAGAGTTGTATTGACCTCTCCCCACCTGACCAGCCATTTTAAAGGGCCTCTTACTACATGAGGCCTGCGGTTTGGAGATAATGCTATCAGAGGTTAAAATGAGccttgtctctttccctcccagtTTTTACTTCATACTTTCATCTCTGCCTGATCTGATCTATTTCGGGACATACGTTAATGACCAAAAGTCACAGTGGAACTGAGTAAACCACAGTACTCTGAACAGCTTCCAGAAAAGGGTGGGGGTGGAACAGCAGCACTGGTACCATTTCTCTCCGCAGTATTTGATAGATTTTGGTGAGCCAGACTTACCTCTTTCTGTCACTAGATGGTGCTAGCAAACACTTGATACCCTTCATTTTCAAGCAGCTGGAAATCACCTTGCTTTTGTAAACACCTTTTTGTTTGCGTATTTAAACACag
Proteins encoded in this region:
- the BCDIN3D gene encoding RNA 5'-monophosphate methyltransferase, yielding MAASTKQATGGVEEAAAEEEPRILEPGAAPFGNFPQYSRFHPPEQRLRLLPPELLRRLFPQSPESRPILGLDVGCNSGDLSVALYKHFLSLRDGETCSDASEELHLLCCDIDPVLVERAEKECPFPDALTFITLDFMNQRTRKVLLSSFLNQFGRSVFDIGFCMSVTMWIHLNHGDRGLWEFLAHLSSLCRYLLVEPQPWKCYRAAARRLRKLGLHDFDHFRSLAIRGDMANQIVQILTQDHGMELVCCFGNTSWDRSLLLFRAKQATETHPIPESLVEKGKEKDRLRSWRQ